The Pricia mediterranea genome includes a window with the following:
- a CDS encoding FdhF/YdeP family oxidoreductase, which translates to MDNDFKRKVSLHGSQEFSDNFELKEPLQNAAGILGVRETLKHGFREMGVARSMRALLDMNQEGGFDCPSCAWPNPENPSPIAEYCENGAKALADEATTEHIGAEFFAENSVEDLSRLTDYQLNKFGRLTEPLVLRPGSLHYEPISWADAYALICENLHKLDSPDEAIFYTSGRSSNEAAYLYGMFARAVGTNNMPDCSNMCHESSGVALGETLGIGKGSVKLEDLYEAEVVIVAGQNPGTNHPRMLSALAKCKQNGGKVISINPLEETGLVNFKDPQKIKGWIGGGEAMADIHLQVRINQDIPLVKLLIKKLAALDEANANVFDHDFLDRYVDGYDQLMADIATYDEKELLNQCGVDAKDIENTALLLAQNSKVVVCWAMGLTQHKNAVETIREYINLLLLKGALGKPGAGTCPVRGHSNVQGDRSVGIQHFVDAAMNKRIEEHLGFTPPDDEGVDTVGAMKAMHQGKAKVFVCLGGNFLMAASDTEYTAVALQNCDLTVQISTKLNRTHLVTGASALMLPTYGRSEKDMKNGHLRYQTMEDSMGRVRQSRGLLKPASDNIKSEPELIGELADIYFEGKHPVPWKAMGEDYALIRESIDKVAKGFNKTAERSKGVGYYLPNNVRDLDFSMLPNGRAQLTSNALPGHTLGNDEFVLMTIRSHDQFNTTIYGLDDRYRGVYNERRVLFMNQKDMDAHDLKKLDVVNIQSNYDDTLRTARNFKVVPYNIPKGDLAAYFPETNVLVPYNHFADKSKTPISKSIVVKVKKVSQ; encoded by the coding sequence ATGGACAACGACTTTAAAAGGAAGGTTTCCCTGCACGGGTCCCAAGAATTTTCGGATAATTTTGAGCTTAAGGAACCCCTGCAAAATGCCGCTGGTATATTGGGTGTTCGCGAAACCCTTAAACACGGTTTCCGGGAAATGGGGGTCGCCCGTTCCATGCGGGCCCTGCTCGATATGAACCAGGAAGGCGGCTTCGATTGTCCCAGCTGTGCCTGGCCCAATCCCGAAAATCCCTCTCCCATCGCCGAATACTGTGAAAACGGCGCCAAGGCCCTTGCCGACGAGGCAACGACCGAGCATATCGGGGCGGAGTTTTTTGCCGAAAATTCCGTCGAAGATCTCTCCCGCCTTACCGACTACCAGCTGAACAAATTCGGACGCCTGACGGAGCCTTTGGTGCTCCGACCCGGAAGCCTTCACTACGAACCGATTTCCTGGGCCGACGCCTACGCCCTGATTTGCGAAAACCTGCATAAGCTGGACTCGCCCGACGAAGCTATTTTCTATACCTCGGGACGCTCGAGTAACGAGGCGGCCTATCTCTACGGGATGTTCGCCCGCGCCGTCGGTACCAATAACATGCCGGACTGTTCGAACATGTGCCACGAATCCAGCGGTGTGGCCCTGGGTGAAACCTTGGGAATCGGCAAGGGGTCGGTCAAACTGGAGGACCTCTATGAAGCTGAGGTGGTTATCGTAGCGGGACAAAATCCCGGTACGAACCATCCCAGAATGTTGTCCGCCTTGGCAAAGTGCAAGCAAAACGGCGGTAAGGTCATCAGCATCAATCCTTTGGAAGAAACGGGACTCGTCAATTTTAAAGATCCCCAAAAAATAAAGGGATGGATTGGTGGGGGAGAGGCCATGGCGGATATCCACCTTCAAGTCCGAATCAATCAGGACATTCCCCTGGTCAAACTTCTGATCAAAAAGTTGGCTGCGCTTGACGAGGCCAACGCAAACGTATTCGACCACGATTTTTTGGATAGGTATGTCGATGGATACGACCAATTGATGGCCGATATCGCCACCTATGATGAAAAGGAACTTTTAAATCAATGCGGGGTCGATGCGAAAGACATCGAGAACACGGCCTTGTTGCTGGCCCAAAACTCCAAAGTCGTAGTCTGCTGGGCCATGGGGCTTACCCAGCACAAAAACGCGGTGGAGACCATTCGGGAATATATTAATCTGCTGCTGCTAAAAGGAGCCCTCGGCAAGCCAGGTGCCGGTACCTGTCCCGTTCGCGGCCATAGCAATGTGCAGGGAGACCGTAGCGTGGGCATCCAACATTTTGTAGACGCGGCGATGAACAAACGTATCGAAGAACATTTGGGCTTCACCCCGCCGGACGACGAGGGCGTTGACACCGTCGGAGCGATGAAGGCCATGCACCAGGGCAAGGCCAAGGTGTTCGTCTGCTTGGGGGGCAATTTTCTGATGGCCGCCTCCGATACGGAATATACGGCCGTGGCGCTGCAGAACTGCGATTTGACGGTACAGATCAGTACCAAACTGAACCGTACCCATCTTGTCACGGGGGCGTCCGCCTTGATGCTGCCCACCTACGGCCGTTCGGAAAAGGATATGAAAAACGGTCACCTGCGCTATCAGACCATGGAGGACAGTATGGGACGAGTACGACAATCCCGGGGATTGTTAAAACCCGCGTCCGACAACATTAAAAGTGAGCCGGAACTGATCGGCGAATTGGCGGATATCTATTTCGAAGGAAAGCATCCCGTACCTTGGAAGGCGATGGGAGAGGACTATGCCTTGATCCGTGAAAGTATCGACAAGGTCGCCAAGGGCTTTAATAAGACCGCTGAGCGCTCCAAAGGTGTCGGATACTATCTGCCGAACAACGTGCGCGACCTGGATTTCAGCATGTTGCCGAACGGCAGGGCGCAGCTGACCTCGAATGCCTTGCCCGGCCATACCCTAGGGAATGATGAGTTTGTGTTGATGACCATCCGTTCCCACGACCAGTTCAATACTACCATTTACGGACTCGATGACCGGTACCGCGGCGTCTATAACGAAAGAAGGGTACTCTTCATGAACCAAAAGGATATGGATGCCCACGACCTAAAAAAACTCGATGTCGTGAACATCCAAAGCAATTACGACGATACGCTTAGAACGGCACGGAACTTTAAGGTCGTTCCCTACAATATTCCCAAGGGAGATTTGGCGGCGTATTTTCCCGAGACCAACGTGCTGGTGCCGTATAACCATTTTGCGGACAAGAGCAAAACGCCCATTAGCAAGTCCATCGTAGTCAAGGTGAAAAAAGTTTCGCAATAA